In Mytilus edulis chromosome 7, xbMytEdul2.2, whole genome shotgun sequence, a single genomic region encodes these proteins:
- the LOC139481157 gene encoding aldehyde dehydrogenase family 3 member B2-like, producing MANCTEIVKGLKDAFRTGKTVSYEWRRQQLGGVLKLLDENKEEIMKSLKQDLHKPPFEAFFEIDQCRNDLIDTMNNLKEWMKPQKVRKPLVNLMDKALIQKQPYGVVLIIGTWNFPIMLTLMPMFGAFAAGNCVLLKTSRISWSTSKLLEHIVPKYLDNDCVKVVNGGTGETTDLLKERYDYIFYTGNTSIGKMVMTAASQYLTPVTLELGGKNPVYVDKNCDLRAVANRILWGKTINAGQTCIAPDYVMCTKDIQDKLIEAMKVTINEFYQDDPSSSDSYGRLGNERHFQRVKQIIDSSKDNIAIGGITNEKDNYVSPTVLKDVKFTDPAMLEEMFGPVLPIIQVNNEDEAIEYIVNGEKPLAMYIFSNDKKVKDKFRNSTSSGGLVINDTMLHAGVMTLPFGGVGNSGVGAYHGKLTFDTFCHNRACLERELILEGLQSIRYPPYTQKKIQIIQRVTQKKLNHSPFKSPFSVLVIGMIVAAFLLQMFALYIE from the exons ATGGCTAATTGCACAGAG ATTGTAAAGGGATTAAAAGATGCCTTCAGAACGGGTAAAACTGTATCATATGAATGGAGAAGACAACAGTTAGGGGGTGTCCTAAAATTGTTAGACGAAAACAAAGAAGAAATAATGAAATCTTTGAAACAAGATTTGCACAAG CCTCCTTTCGAAGCCTTTTTTGAAATTGATCAGTGTAGAAATGACTTGATTGACACGATGAACAATTTAAAAGAATGGATGAAACCACAAAAG GTACGGAAACCACTGGTTAATTTAATGGACAAAGCTCTCATACAAAAACAACCATATGGCGTAGTTTTGATTATAGGAACCTGGAATTTTCCAATTATGCTTACACTTATGCCAATGTTTGGTGCCTTTGCTGCAG GAAATTGTGTTTTGCTGAAGACCTCTAGAATTTCTTGGAGTACATCAAAACTGTTAGAACATATAGTTCCAAAATACTTGGACAAT GATTGTGTAAAAGTTGTTAATGGAGGTACTGGAGAAACAACAGATTTACTGAAGGAAAGATATGATTACATCTTCTATACAGGAAATACGTCTATAGGAAAGATGGTCATGACAGCTGCAAGTCAATACCTTACTCCAGTCACATTAGAACTTGGAGGCAAAAA TCCAGTATATGTGGACAAAAACTGTGACCTTAGAGCTGTAGCTAACAGGATTTTATGGGGAAAGACTATAAACGCAGGGCAGACATGTATAGCACCTGATTATGTCATGTGTACGAAAGACATTCAG GATAAGTTGATAGAAGCAATGAAGGTAACAATAAATGAGTTTTACCAAGATGACCCGTCAAGCTCAGACAGTTATGGCAGATTAGGGAATGAAAGACATTTCCA ACGAGTGAAACAGATTATTGACAGCAGTAAAGACAACATAGCCATTGGTGGGATAACAAATGAAAAGGACAATTACGTGTCACCAACAGTTTTAAAAGATGTCAAGTTTACAGATCCTGCTATGCTGGAAGAG ATGTTTGGACCTGTCCTCCCAATAATACAAGTGAACAACGAGGATGAAGCTATCGAATATATTGTAAATGG GGAAAAACCTCTGGCTATGTATAtcttttcaaatgataaaaaagtgAAAGACAAGTTTAGAAATTCTACGAGTAGTGGAGGTCTAGTAATTAATGATACAATGCTACATGCTGGAG TAATGACCTTGCCATTTGGAGGTGTTGGGAACAGTGGTGTGGGAGCTTATCATGGCAAGTTGACCTTTGACACTTTTTGTCATAACAGAGCTTGCTTAGAGAGAGAACTTATATTGGAAGGATTACAGAG cATACGGTACCCTCCATACACACAAAAGAAGATACAGATTATTCAGAGGGTAACACAGAAGAAACTGAATCATTCACCATTTAAGTCGCCTTTCTCTGTTCTTGTCATAGGAATGATTGTAGCGGCATTTCTTCTTCAG ATGTTTGCCTTGTACATCGAATAG